In Cicer arietinum cultivar CDC Frontier isolate Library 1 chromosome 1, Cicar.CDCFrontier_v2.0, whole genome shotgun sequence, one DNA window encodes the following:
- the LOC101502596 gene encoding villin-4-like, translating to MAVSMRDLDPAFQGAGQKAGLEIWRIENFNPIPVPKSSYGKFFTGDSYVILKTTTSKSGALRHDIHYWIGKDTSQDEAGAAAIKTVELDAALGGRAVQYREVQGHETEKFLSYFKPCIIPQEGGVASGFKHAEAENHKTRLFVCRGKHVVHVKEVPFARSSLNHDDIFVLDTESKVFQFNGSNSSIQERAKALEVVQYIKDTYHEGKCEVAAIEDGKLMADPETGEFWGFFGGFAPLPRKAATDDDKSADSRPPKLLCVEKGQADPVETDSLKREFLYTNKCYILDCGLEMFVWMGRNTSLDERKSASGVADELVSGIDKLKPQIIRVIEGFETVLFKSKFDSWPQTPDVTVSEDGRGKVAALLKRQGVNVKGLLKADAVKEEPQPYIDCTGHLQVWRVNGQEKILLPASDQSKFYSGDCFIFQYSYPGEDKDDCLIGTWIGKNSVEEERASANSLASKIVESMKFLASLARIYEGNEPIQFHSILQTIIVFKGGLSDGYKTNIAEKEIPDETYNEDGVALFRIQGSGPENMQAIQVEPVASSLNSSYCYILHNGPAVFTWSGSNTSAEDQELVERMLDLIKPNLQTKPQREGTESEQFWDLLGGKSEYPSQKITREAESDPHLFCCNFSKGNLKVTEIYNFSQDDLMTEDIFILDCYSEIFVWVGQQVDPKSRMQALTIGEKFLEHDFLLEKLSRVAPIYVVMEGSEPPFFTRFFNWESAKSAMLGDSFQRKLKIVKNGGTAPLDKPKRRTPTYGGRSSSVPDKSQRSSRSMSVSPDRVRVRGRSPAFNALAATFESANARNLSTPPPVIRKLYPKSTTPDSAILASKSKSIAALGSAFERPPSARESIMPRSVKVSPVTPKSNPEKNDKENSVSGRVESLTIEEDVKEGEAEDEEGLIFHPYERLKITSTDPVPGIDVTKRETYLSSAEFKEKFGMSKDAFYKLPKWKQNKLKMAIQLF from the exons ACAaccacatcaaaaagtggtgcTCTGCGTCATGACATCCATTACTGGATTGGTAAAGACACCAGTCAg GATGAAGCTGGTGCTGCAGCCATCAAGACAGTTGAGCTGGATGCAGCTCTTGGAGGACGTGCTGTTCAGTATCGGGAAGTACAGGGCCATGAAACCGAAAAGTTCCTGTCTTATTTCAAACCTTGTATTATACCTCAAGAAGGTGGAGTTGCTTCTGGTTTTAAACATGCGGAGGCTGAAAACCATAAGACACGGTTGTTTGTATGCAGAGGGAAACATGTTGTACATGTCAAAGAG GTTCCTTTTGCTCGATCTTCACTCAACCATGATGATATATTTGTTCTTGACACTGAGTCAAAAGTCTTCCAATTTAATGGTTCCAATTCATCTATTCAAGAAAGAGCTAAAGCTTTGGAAGTTGTACAGTATATTAAGGATACCTACCATGAGGGGAAATGTGAGGTAGCCGCTATTG AGGATGGAAAGTTAATGGCTGATCCTGAAACTGGTGAATTCTGGGGTTTCTTTGGTGGATTTGCTCCTCTTCCACGAAAAGCAGCCACTGACGATGATAAGTCTGCTGATTCTCGCCCTCCAAAACTGCTttg TGTTGAGAAAGGACAGGCTGATCCTGTTGAGACTGATTCTTTAAAAAGGGAGTTTCTATAcacaaataaatgttatattctGGATTGTGGGTTGGAAATGTTTGTTTGGATGGGAAGAAATACCTCTCTTGATGAAAGAAAAAGTGCAAGTGGAGTTGCTGAT GAGTTAGTCAGTGGCATCGATAAACTTAAACCCCAAATAATTCGTGTGATTGAAGGATTTGAAACAGTGTTGTTTAAGTCCAAGTTTGATTCTTGGCCTCAGACCCCTGATGTAACTGTTTCTGAAGATGGACGTGGCAAGGTAGCAG CACTTTTGAAACGTCAAGGAGTGAATGTCAAGGGTCTGTTGAAAGCTGATGCAGTAAAAGAAGAACCTCAACCGTACATTGATTGCACAGGACATTTGCAG GTTTGGCGTGTGAACGGCCAAGAAAAGATTCTTCTCCCAGCTTCTGATCAGTCAAAATTTTATAGTGGAGATTGCTTCATCTTTCAGTATTCATATCCTGGAGAAGATAAGGATGATTGTCTCATTGGAACGTGGATAGGAAAGAATAGTGTTGAG GAAGAAAGAGCTTCAGCTAATTCACTGGCTAGCAAAATCGTTGAGTCAATGAAGTTTCTGGCTTCCCTG GCTCGTATTTATGAAGGCAATGAACCAATTCAATTTCATTCTATTCTACAAACCATCATTGTTTTTAAG GGCGGTCTTAGTGATGGATACAAGACTAACATTGCGGAAAAGGAAATTCCAGATGAGACATACAATGAGGATGGTGTTGCATTATTTCGCATCCAGGGCTCTGGACCAGAGAATATGCAAGCTATACAAGTTGAACCG GTTGCGTCTTCCTTGAATTCCTCTTATTGTTACATACTTCACAATGGGCCTGCTGTCTTTACTTGGTCTGGAAGCAATACAAGTGCAGAAGACCAGGAACTTGTAGAGAGGATGCTGGATTTGATAAAG CCAAATTTACAAACCAAACCACAAAGGGAAGGGACAGAATCTGAACAATTTTGGGATTTATTGGGAGGAAAGTCGGAATATCCCAGTCAAAAGATTACTAGGGAGGCTGAAAGTGATCCTCACCTATTTTGTTGCAACTTCTCAAAAG GAAATTTGAAG GTGACAGAGATATACAACTTCTCCCAGGATGATTTAATGACAGAAGACATTTTCATCTTGGATTGTTACTCAGAAATCTTTGTCTGGGTTGGCCAGCAGGTTGACCCCAAGAGTAGAATGCAGGCTCTAACAATTGGTGAG AAATTTCTTGAGCATGATTTTCTTCTGGAAAAATTATCTCGCGTGGCTCCAATATATGTTGTCATGGAAGGGAGTGAGCCACCGTTTTTCACTCGCTTTTTTAATTGGGAGTCGGCGAAATCTGCA ATGTTGGGCGACTCATTTCAAAGGAAGCTTAAAATCGTGAAAAATGGGGGTACTGCACCATTGGAT AAACCCAAACGGCGAACACCGACATATGGAGGAAGGTCTAGTAGTGTGCCTGATAAATCCCAGCGTTCTTCCCGTAGCATGTCTGTTAGTCCTGATCGTGTTCGTGTGAGGGGTAGGTCCCCAGCCTTTAATGCACTAGCAGCTACTTTTGAGAGCGCCAATGCAAGGAATCTTTCAACTCCACCTCCAGTAATTAGAAAGCTGTATCCTAAATCTACGACACCAGATTCTGCAATACTAGCatcaaaatctaaatccatagcTGCACTTGGTTCTGCTTTTGAACGACCACCTTCTGCAAGAGAAAGTATTATGCCTCGGTCAGTTAAAG TAAGTCCAGTCACCCCAAAATCAAACCCTGAGAAAAATGACAAGGAGAATTCTGTGAGCGGCAGAGTGGAATCTCTTACAATAGAGGAAGATGTGAAAGAAGGTGAAGCTGAAGATGAGGAAGGTCTCATTTTTCACCCATACGAACGCCTTAAAATAACATCTACAGATCCTGTGCCAGGCATTGATGTAACTAAAAGAGAG ACTTATCTATCATCGGCTGAGTTCAAAGAGAAATTTGGGATGTCCAAGGATGCTTTCTACAAGTTGCCcaaatggaaacaaaacaaacTTAAAATGGCTATTCAGTTATTCTGA
- the LOC101513640 gene encoding peroxidase 16-like has product MGGPSMMNIVFISKLFLVVCAQRSSTELTKGFYSNTCPNVEQLVRSAVELKFQQTFVTAPATLRLFFHDCFVRGCDASILLVSPNNKAEKDHPDDISLAGDGFDTVIKAKQAIDSDPQCTNKVSCADILALATRDVVNLSGGPFYEVELGRRDGRISTIASVQRHLPHPQFNLDQLNSMFSFNGLSQIDMIALSGAHTIGFSHCNRFSKRIYNFSPTSRIDPTLNLQYAFQLRQACPLKVDPRIAINMDPITPQKFDNQYFKNLQQGMGLFTSDQVLAIDERSKDTINLFASNEVAFESAFVDAITKLGRIGVKSGNQGEIRFDCSSVN; this is encoded by the exons atgggAGGTCCTAGCATGATGAATATTGTGTTTATATCAAAGTTGTTTCTTGTAGTTTGTGCACAAAGAAGCTCAACTGAACTTACAAAAGGGTTCTACAGCAATACATGTCCAAATGTTGAACAATTAGTTCGTTCTGCCGTGGAGCTCAAGTTCCAGCAAACCTTTGTCACTGCTCCTGCCACTCTTCGTCTCTTCTTCCATGATTGTTTTGTTAGg GGTTGTGATGCTTCAATTTTGCTTGTATCTCCAAATAATAAAGCAGAGAAAGATCATCCTGATGACATTTCATTAGCTGGTGATGGTTTTGACACTGTGATTAAAGCTAAACAAGCTATTGATAGTGATCCTCAGTGCACAAACAAAGTCTCTTGTGCTGATATACTTGCTCTTGCTACAAGGGATGTTGTTAATTTG aGTGGGGGACCCTTTTATGAAGTTGAATTGGGAAGGCGTGATGGAAGAATATCTACAATTGCAAGTGTTCAACGCCATCTTCCTCATCCTCAATTCAATTTGGATCAACTCAATTCAATGTTTAGCTTCAATGGCCTCTCCCAAATTGATATGATTGCTTTATCAG GTGCACATACAATTGGATTCTCTCATTGCAACCGGTTCTCAAAAAGAATCTACAACTTCAGCCCAACAAGTAGAATTGACCCAACACTAAATTTACAATATGCCTTTCAACTTAGACAAGCATGTCCTCTAAAAGTTGATCCTAGGATTGCAATAAATATGGACCCTATCACACCTCAAAAGTTTGACAAccaatatttcaagaatttgcaACAAGGAATGGGACTCTTTACTTCGGATCAAGTATTGGCTATAGATGAAAGGTCAAAAGACACAATCAACTTATTTGCATCAAATGAAGTAGCTTTTGAAAGTGCTTTTGTTGATGCTATTACTAAGTTGGGAAGGATTGGTGTTAAAAGTGGAAATCAAGGTGAAATAAGGTTTGATTGCTCAAGTGTGAACTAA
- the LOC101502282 gene encoding putative glucose-6-phosphate 1-epimerase, which translates to MNNDKILPSPSFTLSKGINGLDKVLLRESRGSSAEVYLYGGHVTSWKNDHGEELLFLSSKATFKPPKAIRGGIPICFPQFGSHGTLDQHGFARNRFWTIDDDPPPFPTNNLSKAFVDLILKPSEEDIKNWNHSFEYRLRVALGPGGDLMLTYRIRHANSDFSFTFAYHTYLSVSDISEVRLEGLETLDYLDNLQNKERFTEQGDALTFESEVDKIYLSTPTKIAIIDHEKKRTFVLRKDGLPDAVVWNPWDKKAKAMADFGDDEYKHMLCVEAANIEKAITLKPGEEWKGRLELSAVPSSYCSGQLDPQRVLQGS; encoded by the exons atgaatAACGATAAAATTCTTCCTTCACCTTCCTTCACCTTATCCAAAGGTATCAATGGTCTCGATAAGGTTCTTCTTCGCGAGTCTCGTGGTTCCTCCGCAGAG GTGTATCTGTATGGTGGTCACGTGACTTCCTGGAAGAATGATCATGGCGAGGAATTGCTTTTTCTCAGTAGTAAg GCTACATTTAAGCCTCCGAAGGCTATTCGCGGAGGGATTCCAATATGCTTTCCGCAA TTTGGAAGCCATGGAACCCTTGACCAACATGGATTTGCTAGAAATCGGTTTTGGACCATTGACGATGACCCTCCTCCTTTTCCAACAAATAATTTGAGCAAAGCCTTTGTTGATTTGATTCTTAAACCCTCTGAAGAAGACATAAAGAACTGGAATCACAG TTTTGAGTACCGTCTGAGGGTAGCTTTGGGACCAGGAGGAGATTTAATGTTAACTTATCGGATTCGGCACGCAAACAGTGATTTTTCGTTCACCTTTGCATATCATACTTATTTATCAGTATCAGACATAAG TGAAGTTCGGCTTGAGGGCTTAGAGACCCTAGATTATCTTGACAACCTGCAGAACAAGGAGCGTTTTACTGAACAGGGGGATGCTTTAACGTTTGAATCAGAA GTGGACAAGATATATCTTAGTACTCCTACTAAGATAGCAATTATTGATCATGAAAAAAAGAGGACATTTGTTTTGCGTAAAGATGGCCTTCCTGATGCTG TGGTGTGGAATCCATGGGATAAGAAAGCAAAAGCTATGGCTGATTTCGGTGATGATGAGTATAAGCATATGCTTTGTGTAGAGGCTGCCAATATTGAAAAGGCTATCACTTTGAAACCTGGAGAAGAATGGAAAGGAAGACTAGAGCTTTCAGCTGTTCCATCTAGTTACTGTAGTGGGCAGCTTGATCCCCAGAGAGTTCTTCAGGGCAGTTGA